Below is a window of Metamycoplasma cloacale DNA.
ATCTAAATATTTCATTGAAATGAGCATATCCCACAGAAGCTATTACATCTGAGTTGGTAATTTCATCATATTCAAAGGTTTTAAATATATTTCCTGCTGTTGATGATGAAATTAATTTTAATATTTCTTTTTCATTGTTGCTATCTTCAATAATTTTTGCATAATCTTTTGAACGAACATCAATATGTGACTTATATTGAGCACCAGTTGCACTTGTAACTAAAACTGCAAATTTCAAGGTATTACTTGAGTTGTCAATCTTATATATAAACTCGTTATCGATATTTGTAATTTCTCAATTAGCTATTGCTTCTTGGTTAATGTGAGAAGTTGAATCTAACTGAACAAAAGATTTTAAAAATCTATTTAAAATATCAATTTTTTCATCATATGTCAATATCTGTTCACCTTCAAAACCATTATTTACTAGATTTAAAAATGTTAATGATTTTGATAATCTTTGTACTTCTGGATTAACAAAATTTAATAAATAGTAATTAATTCTATTTGACGATTCCATTCCATTTAAGTAATATTGACTCGCTTTAAATTCATCCGAAAAATTAAATCTAATATTTTTTGTTGCTTCATCTAGAAATGAAACTGTTTGATTAGATGACAAAGTAATGGTTTTCAATACTTTATTTTTATTAATAAATTGAATATCGGCAAATATTTTATTATCACGATATTGAATTGAATCTATATCCATCATATATTCAAAATATTTATTAACAATATTATGTTTTTTAATAAATAGTTGTTCTATATCATCTCTTAAATTACTTAAATATGATTGACTTAATTTGTCATAATTAATGTCAAATAATTCGTCTAAATTTTCATAAACAATAGCATCTAATTTAGGTTGAATATCTTTATTAAAAATAATTTGTTTAGTAATGGTAAATTCCCTTTTGGTATCAATGTAATAAGAAATACCATAAGTAATATTTAAAATATGATTATCATTTTCGTCAATTGATATATCTTTTATAACAACCGAATCATCTCCGGTTTTTAAATTTTTAACATAAGCTGAAATGTTATTGTTATCAATTGATAAAATGTCTAAATTCGGAACAATTGCTTCATAATTTGCTAAAGATGGTTTAATCTTTTCTATTAAAGTATTTCTAATTTCATTCTCTGAACTTAACAGTCTTTCAAAACGATCATTTAATTTGTTGTATTTTTCCTCCAAATCAGAAATTTTGTTTAAAACATCTACACGACTTTCTTTGTCGTTTCACGTTATGTTTTCAACATCATCAAAACTATCATCTAAATAATTGTGCTCAATATATTTACTTTTTAACAATGCTAAATTATTCATCAATTCATCAAATGCAAGTTTTTTACTTGAATATCATTCTATTTTTACTTTTGTTGCTTGTCTTTCAGCTTCATATGCTGCAAGATCAACATTTGTATAATATGCTGATATTTCTCAAAAATCTGTTGAAGAAGTTTTTTCATAATACACATTTAACAATTCATCATATTTCGTCACGTCTTGTTCATATTCCATTAATATGTATTTGTTGTATAACAATTTAGAACGCAAATTAGACAATTCATTTAAATAATATAACATACCCCTTGTCTTTAATGGTTCTATGTCATTTAACAATGCTTCTTTGGTTTTACTTAACCCTTCATACGCTTCAATAACTTCGCTTAATTTCGGATCGCCAATCAGAATCTTTAGCGAATAATATGGATAACTTTTTTCATTTTCAATAGAAAGTTTTCCAACCAATCTAAAATATTCTTGTCGCAAATTATTATATTCTTCAATAAGGTCTCATAATTCTTGCTTCTTTTTTGACAGTAATTCTGCATTATTTTCGTCAATGTCGGTTCCTGGGTTAACTGGAATTTCGGGCTCTGGTTGGGGTTCTGGTGTTGGATTTGGATTTACTGGTTGTTCTGGATTTGATGGGTTTGGATTGGGTTCTGGTTGGGGTTCTGGAGTTGGTGTTACCGGTTTATCTTTACGATCACAAGCTACTGAAATCAATGGTAAAGATGAGATTGTTAAAATTGGAAATAATAATTTAGTTCATTTAGAATTTTTTGACATATTTTCTCCTTTAAAAACAGAAAAATAATAAGCACTTGCTTACTATTTAACCTTTTCATATATATTCAATAGTTTTGTTCTTCCTTTTTTTAAAGCATCATGCACACCACTTCTGGTCATAGCAAGTTCTTCGGCAATTTCAGTTATAGAAAGATCTTCAAAATAATATAACACCATAATTTGGTGTTGACTTTTTGAAAGTAATTCTTGATATTTTTCTAATAATTCAATATATAAATCTCTGTCATCTTTATTCATTATTATCAAGTCCTTTTGTTAAACCATATATGTATGATGCTAAATCAAATTCAGCTAAATCTTCAACTTTTTCACCTAGCCCAATAAATTTAACCGATAAATTTAATTCATCTTTAATAGTTAGAATAATTCCACCTTTTGATGTTCCATCCATTTTTGTTAAAACAATACCAGTGAGTGGTGTTGATTCAAAAAATGATTTAGCTTGTAAAACTCCGTTTTGGCCTGTTGTTCCATCTAAAACCAATAAACTTTCATGTGGAGCATTAGGAATTCTTGTTTGCAATACTTTATTAATTTTGGCTA
It encodes the following:
- a CDS encoding sigma factor-like helix-turn-helix DNA-binding protein, which codes for MNKDDRDLYIELLEKYQELLSKSQHQIMVLYYFEDLSITEIAEELAMTRSGVHDALKKGRTKLLNIYEKVK